In a single window of the Orbaceae bacterium lpD04 genome:
- a CDS encoding L-serine ammonia-lyase produces MGSVFDIFKIGIGPSSSHTVGPMRAGKLFIDHLIKDNVMASVTKIVADVYGSLSLTGKGHQTDIAIIMGLAGNLPDSVEIDAIPNFINQVSKSGRLPIYDGKFEVDFPLVSSMNFHSKFLPLHENGMTLSAYQGDKLVLQQTYYSVGGGKIVLEQDFGKEDQSGSDVPYPFSSAEKLLEYCNDNSLSISSIVMKNELTIHSYDEIEAYFIRVGKTMEDCIKRGMNTEGLLPGPLKVPRRAFSLYRQLATSSEKIISDPMIIIDWVNMFAFAASEENAAGGRVVTAPTNGACGIIPAILAYYHKFVSPITPDIYIRFFLTCGAIGQLYQMNASISGAEVGCQGEVGVACSMAAAGLAELLGASPEQVFMAAEIGMEHNLGLTCDPVGGQVQVPCIERNAIAAVKAINATRMALRRTSLAKVSLDKVIETMYETGKDMNSKYRETSRGGLAITIRCD; encoded by the coding sequence ATGGGCTCTGTATTTGATATTTTTAAAATAGGAATTGGGCCATCCAGTTCCCATACTGTTGGGCCAATGCGGGCAGGAAAGCTCTTTATTGATCATTTAATTAAAGATAATGTAATGGCGTCAGTCACTAAGATTGTTGCAGATGTTTATGGATCACTGTCATTAACAGGTAAAGGTCACCAAACAGATATTGCTATTATCATGGGGCTTGCTGGGAATTTGCCTGATAGTGTTGAAATTGATGCTATTCCTAATTTTATTAATCAAGTAAGCAAAAGTGGCCGATTACCTATTTATGATGGAAAATTTGAAGTTGATTTTCCACTTGTTAGTAGTATGAATTTTCATTCGAAGTTTTTACCATTACATGAAAATGGTATGACGTTATCTGCTTACCAAGGTGATAAGTTAGTTTTACAACAAACTTATTATTCGGTAGGCGGAGGTAAAATAGTACTTGAACAAGATTTTGGGAAAGAGGATCAATCTGGCAGTGATGTTCCTTATCCTTTTTCTAGTGCTGAAAAGTTATTGGAATACTGTAATGATAATTCACTATCTATTTCAAGTATTGTAATGAAAAATGAATTAACGATTCATAGCTATGATGAAATAGAAGCTTATTTTATTCGTGTGGGTAAAACAATGGAAGATTGCATTAAACGTGGCATGAATACTGAAGGCTTATTGCCTGGCCCGTTAAAAGTGCCGCGCCGTGCTTTTTCATTATATCGTCAATTAGCAACGTCTTCAGAAAAAATAATTAGTGACCCAATGATTATTATTGATTGGGTTAATATGTTCGCATTCGCTGCGAGTGAAGAAAATGCAGCTGGTGGGCGAGTTGTTACAGCACCGACTAATGGTGCATGTGGCATCATTCCTGCCATTCTTGCTTACTATCACAAGTTTGTTTCGCCAATAACGCCAGATATTTATATTCGTTTCTTTTTAACGTGTGGTGCAATTGGCCAGCTTTACCAAATGAATGCTTCAATTTCTGGTGCTGAAGTAGGCTGCCAAGGCGAGGTCGGTGTTGCTTGCTCAATGGCCGCAGCAGGCTTAGCTGAGTTACTTGGCGCAAGCCCTGAACAAGTTTTTATGGCTGCTGAAATTGGTATGGAGCATAACTTAGGTCTTACTTGTGACCCTGTCGGTGGACAAGTTCAAGTACCATGTATCGAACGTAATGCAATTGCGGCTGTTAAAGCAATTAATGCAACACGTATGGCATTAAGGCGCACCAGTTTAGCTAAGGTTTCTCTCGATAAAGTAATTGAAACAATGTACGAAACAGGTAAGGATATGAATTCAAAGTATCGTGAAACCTCTCGAGGAGGGCTTGCGATAACGATTCGATGTGATTAA
- a CDS encoding helix-turn-helix transcriptional regulator, with protein sequence MDENADVIAMLCRRIKIARIEKNLSQIELAELAEVGIATIKRIELGESITLLTLISVLRGLDELDQLNNLLAHNERKGKIQKNSRQRKRKIKSQEDIPDKEIISNDFITSQLNNMHWKY encoded by the coding sequence ATGGACGAAAATGCAGATGTTATCGCTATGTTATGTCGCCGAATTAAAATAGCGAGAATTGAAAAAAATTTATCTCAAATAGAGCTAGCAGAGTTAGCTGAGGTTGGCATTGCAACAATTAAGCGCATTGAACTGGGTGAATCGATTACCTTGTTAACCCTGATCTCTGTTTTACGGGGACTTGATGAATTAGATCAACTCAATAATTTACTCGCACATAATGAGCGAAAAGGTAAAATACAAAAAAATTCGCGACAAAGAAAACGCAAAATAAAAAGCCAAGAAGATATACCTGATAAAGAAATTATAAGTAATGACTTTATTACTTCACAGCTAAATAATATGCATTGGAAGTATTAG
- a CDS encoding diacylglycerol kinase, giving the protein MTKAKGIRRIISAGKYSIQGLKSAFINEAAFRQEFFSFIVAYIIVMVVDFSIYERILLLGSVGFVMIVELINSAIECIVDRISTEYNELSGRAKDYGSAAVFLSILLALSLWVYLFACHFFPET; this is encoded by the coding sequence ATGACGAAAGCTAAAGGCATTCGAAGAATTATTAGTGCCGGGAAATACTCTATTCAAGGATTGAAATCTGCTTTCATTAATGAGGCGGCATTTAGGCAAGAATTTTTCTCGTTTATTGTCGCTTATATTATTGTTATGGTCGTTGATTTTTCAATTTATGAGCGCATATTACTACTGGGATCAGTTGGTTTTGTGATGATTGTTGAATTAATTAATAGTGCAATAGAATGTATTGTTGATCGTATTAGCACTGAGTATAATGAGTTGTCTGGACGAGCTAAAGATTATGGTTCTGCAGCTGTTTTCCTATCTATTTTGCTTGCATTAAGTTTGTGGGTTTATTTATTTGCCTGTCATTTTTTTCCGGAAACATAA
- the proS gene encoding proline--tRNA ligase, translated as MRASQYLLSTLKETPADAEVISHQLMLRAGMIRKVASGLYTWLPTGYRVLKKVENIVREEMNKAGAIELLMPVVQPADIWLESGRWEQYGPELLRIKDRGARDFVLGPTHEEVITDLLRNEVSSYKQLPLNFFQIQTKFRDEVRPRFGVMRSREFIMKDAYSFHTTQESLQKTYDDMYAAYSAIFTRVGLDFRAVQADTGSIGGSWSHEFQVLADSGEDDVIFSTESDYAANIEKAEALAPTAQRAAPTKTMELIDTPNAKTIEELVNQFNIAVEKTVKTLIVKATKDSGHQFVALLVRGDHTLNEVKAEKLELIASPLEFASEQEILSAIGAGPGSLGPVNLKLPVIIDRDVAVMSDFSAGANIDGKHYFNINWQRDVSLPMIADIRNVVEGDKSPDGKGTLLIKRGIEVGHIFQLGTKYSKAMNATVQGEDGQNHVMIMGCYGIGVTRIVAAAIEQRYDDRGIIWPDAIAPFKVAIIPMNMHKSEKVQQTAEKLYTELQASGIDVFFDDRKERPGVMFADAELIGIPHTIVIGERNLDNGEVEYKYRADGDKKMVRADSIIDFIKNKCQ; from the coding sequence ATGCGAGCAAGTCAATATCTGCTATCTACCTTAAAAGAAACGCCTGCAGATGCAGAAGTTATTAGCCATCAATTAATGCTTCGTGCAGGAATGATAAGAAAAGTGGCCTCAGGCCTTTATACTTGGTTACCTACTGGTTATCGAGTACTCAAAAAAGTTGAAAACATTGTTCGAGAAGAAATGAACAAAGCGGGCGCAATAGAACTGTTAATGCCCGTCGTTCAACCGGCTGACATTTGGCTAGAAAGTGGTCGTTGGGAGCAATATGGCCCAGAACTTTTACGTATTAAAGATCGTGGCGCTCGTGATTTTGTCCTCGGGCCAACTCATGAAGAGGTGATCACTGATTTATTACGCAATGAAGTCAGTTCTTATAAACAATTACCATTAAACTTTTTCCAAATTCAAACTAAATTCCGTGACGAGGTTCGTCCTCGTTTTGGTGTGATGCGCTCTCGCGAATTTATTATGAAAGATGCTTACTCATTTCATACAACTCAAGAGTCATTGCAAAAAACCTATGATGATATGTATGCCGCTTATAGTGCCATTTTTACTCGTGTAGGGCTTGATTTTAGAGCAGTACAAGCAGATACCGGATCAATTGGAGGTAGCTGGTCACATGAATTCCAAGTACTGGCGGATAGTGGTGAAGATGATGTGATCTTTTCAACTGAGTCTGATTACGCTGCTAATATCGAAAAAGCTGAAGCATTAGCGCCTACAGCTCAAAGAGCTGCGCCGACTAAAACGATGGAACTCATTGATACACCAAATGCAAAAACCATTGAAGAACTCGTTAACCAATTTAATATAGCAGTTGAAAAAACGGTAAAAACACTTATTGTTAAAGCTACCAAAGATAGTGGCCATCAATTTGTTGCTTTGCTAGTGCGCGGAGATCATACTCTGAACGAAGTGAAAGCAGAAAAACTTGAGCTTATTGCTTCACCATTAGAATTTGCCTCAGAACAGGAAATTCTTTCAGCAATAGGTGCAGGTCCTGGTTCACTCGGCCCTGTTAACCTTAAATTACCAGTAATTATTGATCGTGATGTTGCCGTAATGAGTGATTTTAGTGCCGGAGCTAACATTGATGGTAAGCACTATTTCAATATTAATTGGCAACGTGATGTAAGTTTACCAATGATTGCGGATATTCGCAACGTGGTGGAAGGTGATAAAAGTCCTGATGGCAAAGGGACATTATTAATTAAACGTGGTATCGAAGTCGGTCATATTTTCCAACTTGGTACCAAATACTCTAAAGCAATGAATGCAACCGTGCAAGGTGAAGATGGTCAAAATCATGTAATGATTATGGGCTGTTACGGGATCGGTGTAACGCGTATTGTTGCAGCTGCAATTGAGCAGCGTTATGATGATCGTGGCATTATATGGCCAGATGCTATCGCGCCATTTAAAGTTGCGATTATTCCAATGAATATGCATAAGTCAGAGAAAGTACAACAAACTGCAGAAAAGCTCTATACAGAACTACAAGCTAGCGGTATTGACGTATTTTTTGATGATCGTAAAGAGCGCCCTGGCGTGATGTTTGCAGATGCCGAGCTAATTGGGATCCCTCATACTATCGTCATTGGTGAGCGAAATCTTGATAATGGTGAAGTTGAGTACAAATATCGTGCTGACGGAGATAAAAAGATGGTTCGCGCTGATAGTATTATTGATTTTATTAAAAATAAGTGTCAATAA
- the dnaE gene encoding DNA polymerase III subunit alpha → MSEPKFIHLHVHSDYSMIDGVAKTGVLVKKAASMNMVALAITDFTNLCGLVKFYSGALSKGVKPIIGADVKIYSEELDSFYDITILATDNEGYQNLTLLISKAYQRGYIGDGPVVDKNWLIEHKSGLILLASYNSDVGIGVIRNNPQIVNESIEFYKNHFANYFYLELIRTGRDNEELFVNQAIKLAEQYDLPVVATNDVKFLLSSDFEAHEIRVAIHDGDTLDDPKRPKKYSAQQYFRSEDEMCELFSDIPEALANSVEIAKRCNVSIRLGEYFLPQFPTGNMSTEDFLVHKAKIGLEERLAFLFPDPEIRQKRRVEYDERLDIELGVINQMGFPGYFLIVMEFIQWSKDNSVPVGPGRGSGAGSLVAYALSITDLDPLEFDLLFERFLNPERVSMPDFDVDFCMDKRDLVIDHVAEMYGRDAVSQIITFGTMAAKAVIRDVGRVLGHPYGFVDRISKLIPLDPGMTLAKAFEVEPQLQELYDNNEDVKGLIDIARQLEGVTRNAGKHAGGVVISPTKITDFSPIYCDSEGHHPVTQFDKNDVEYAGLVKFDFLGLRTLTIIDWALGMINVRMQSEGKEIVDINRIPLDDPLAFELLLRAETTAVFQLESRGMKDLVRRLKPDCFEDMIALVALFRPGPLQSGMVDNFIDRKHGREEVSYPDSQYQHESLKPILEPTYGIILYQEQVMQIAQTLAGYTLGGADLLRRAMGKKKPEEMAKQRSVFKDGAERCGINGELSMKIFDLVEKFAGYGFNKSHSAAYALVSYQTLWLKTHFPAEFMAAVMTADMDNTDKIVGLVDECLRMGIKVNPPDINSGLYHFHVNEKGEIVYGIGAIKGVGEGPIEAIVEARNEQGKNGFFKNIFELCAKTDIKKLNRRVLEKLTMAGAFDKLGPHRAAILHSINDAIQAADQHTKARDIGQEDMFGVLAEEPEQVEYAYGNVPELPEQVILDGEREALGLYLTGHPVTQYLKELTRYTNGTRISEASPTGWGKTATFAGLVVSARVRLTKKGNRIGLFTLDDRSGRIEVMLFGESLDRFEHLIVQDKILIVSGQVSIDDFNGGFKVSGRDIIDLSQAREKYVKGLSISLQEAEINRPFLQQLQKSFEPYRNGSVPVHIYYQTDEARVKIEFGVTWRITPNDDLLISLKSLLGNDRIELEFD, encoded by the coding sequence ATGTCTGAACCCAAGTTTATTCATTTGCATGTCCATAGTGATTATTCAATGATTGACGGCGTAGCTAAAACAGGCGTTTTAGTTAAAAAAGCCGCATCAATGAATATGGTCGCGCTCGCTATAACTGATTTTACAAACCTATGCGGGTTAGTGAAATTTTATAGTGGCGCTTTATCAAAAGGGGTAAAACCCATTATTGGTGCTGATGTTAAAATTTATAGTGAAGAACTTGATTCGTTTTATGATATTACTATATTAGCCACTGATAATGAAGGATATCAAAACTTAACGTTATTGATTTCAAAAGCCTATCAACGAGGTTATATTGGCGACGGCCCAGTCGTTGATAAAAATTGGCTTATTGAGCATAAATCAGGTTTAATTCTTCTTGCAAGTTATAATAGCGATGTTGGTATTGGTGTTATTCGCAATAATCCACAGATTGTTAATGAGTCTATTGAATTTTATAAAAATCATTTTGCCAACTATTTCTATTTAGAGCTAATTCGAACAGGGCGAGATAATGAAGAGTTATTTGTTAATCAAGCGATAAAGCTTGCTGAACAATATGATTTACCCGTTGTTGCAACTAATGATGTTAAATTTTTATTAAGTAGTGATTTTGAAGCTCATGAAATACGAGTAGCGATTCATGACGGTGATACACTCGATGATCCTAAAAGACCAAAAAAATATTCGGCTCAACAATATTTTCGTAGTGAAGACGAAATGTGTGAGCTTTTTTCTGATATCCCAGAAGCCTTAGCTAATAGCGTTGAAATTGCTAAACGTTGCAATGTTTCCATCCGTTTGGGCGAGTATTTTTTACCACAGTTTCCAACGGGAAACATGTCGACTGAGGATTTTTTAGTTCATAAAGCTAAAATCGGACTTGAAGAACGACTTGCCTTTTTATTTCCCGATCCTGAAATAAGACAAAAACGCCGAGTAGAATACGATGAGCGTTTAGATATTGAACTGGGCGTAATTAATCAGATGGGCTTTCCAGGTTATTTTTTGATCGTTATGGAATTTATCCAATGGTCTAAAGATAATTCAGTACCTGTTGGACCAGGGCGAGGCTCAGGTGCTGGCTCACTTGTTGCTTATGCATTAAGTATTACCGATCTCGACCCATTAGAGTTTGATTTACTTTTTGAGCGATTTTTAAATCCAGAACGTGTATCAATGCCTGATTTTGATGTCGACTTTTGTATGGATAAACGGGATCTCGTCATTGATCATGTTGCTGAAATGTATGGACGTGACGCGGTATCACAAATCATTACCTTTGGAACCATGGCAGCCAAAGCTGTTATTCGTGATGTAGGACGGGTACTTGGTCATCCTTATGGTTTTGTTGATCGTATCTCTAAATTAATACCCTTAGATCCAGGAATGACGCTTGCCAAAGCATTTGAGGTTGAGCCTCAGTTACAAGAGCTTTATGATAATAATGAAGATGTTAAAGGCTTAATTGATATTGCACGCCAGCTAGAAGGCGTAACGCGTAATGCAGGTAAGCATGCCGGTGGCGTCGTTATTTCGCCAACAAAAATCACTGATTTTTCACCGATTTATTGTGACTCGGAAGGTCATCATCCCGTTACCCAGTTTGATAAAAATGATGTTGAATATGCTGGCCTCGTTAAATTTGACTTCTTAGGACTAAGAACATTAACCATCATCGATTGGGCTTTGGGTATGATTAATGTGAGAATGCAAAGTGAAGGTAAAGAGATTGTTGATATTAACCGTATTCCTCTTGATGATCCTTTAGCATTTGAGTTGTTACTTCGAGCTGAAACTACCGCGGTATTCCAACTAGAATCTCGTGGTATGAAAGATCTTGTCCGGCGGTTAAAGCCTGACTGCTTTGAAGATATGATTGCTTTGGTTGCTTTGTTTAGGCCTGGACCTTTACAATCAGGTATGGTTGACAACTTTATTGATCGAAAGCATGGCCGAGAAGAAGTTTCTTACCCCGATAGTCAATATCAGCATGAGTCGCTCAAGCCAATCTTAGAACCGACTTATGGTATTATTCTTTATCAAGAACAAGTTATGCAAATTGCACAAACTTTAGCGGGTTATACCTTAGGTGGCGCCGATTTATTGCGTCGTGCGATGGGTAAAAAGAAACCTGAAGAGATGGCAAAACAGCGCTCTGTTTTTAAAGATGGAGCAGAGCGATGTGGAATTAATGGCGAATTGTCGATGAAAATTTTCGATCTCGTTGAGAAATTTGCAGGTTATGGTTTTAACAAATCTCACTCCGCGGCTTATGCACTTGTTTCCTATCAAACATTATGGCTAAAAACACACTTCCCAGCTGAGTTTATGGCCGCTGTAATGACCGCTGATATGGATAATACCGATAAAATCGTCGGTTTGGTTGATGAATGCTTACGTATGGGAATTAAAGTTAATCCACCCGATATTAATAGTGGCTTATATCATTTTCACGTCAATGAAAAAGGCGAGATTGTTTATGGTATTGGTGCAATTAAAGGTGTTGGCGAAGGCCCAATTGAAGCAATTGTTGAAGCTCGTAATGAACAAGGTAAAAATGGCTTCTTTAAAAATATTTTTGAGCTGTGCGCAAAAACTGATATTAAAAAGCTTAATCGCCGAGTATTAGAAAAACTGACAATGGCTGGTGCTTTTGATAAACTTGGCCCGCACCGCGCAGCTATTTTACATAGTATTAATGATGCGATACAAGCGGCTGATCAACATACAAAAGCGCGAGATATCGGTCAAGAAGATATGTTTGGTGTTTTGGCCGAAGAACCAGAACAAGTCGAATATGCCTATGGTAATGTGCCAGAATTACCTGAACAGGTTATTTTAGATGGCGAGAGAGAGGCGCTAGGATTATACCTAACCGGGCACCCTGTCACGCAATATTTGAAAGAACTCACAAGATATACTAATGGAACTCGCATTAGTGAAGCAAGCCCAACTGGCTGGGGAAAAACTGCTACTTTTGCTGGGTTAGTTGTTTCTGCGCGAGTTCGCTTGACAAAGAAAGGCAATCGTATCGGTTTATTTACGCTAGATGACCGCTCTGGGCGCATTGAGGTAATGCTTTTTGGTGAATCTTTAGATCGATTTGAACATTTAATTGTCCAAGATAAAATATTAATTGTTTCAGGGCAAGTTAGTATAGATGATTTTAATGGTGGTTTTAAAGTATCGGGTCGAGACATTATTGATTTAAGTCAGGCCAGAGAAAAGTATGTAAAAGGGCTTAGTATATCTTTACAAGAAGCAGAGATTAATCGCCCATTTTTGCAACAACTACAAAAGTCGTTTGAACCCTATCGCAATGGAAGTGTTCCTGTTCATATTTATTATCAAACCGACGAGGCTAGAGTAAAAATTGAATTTGGCGTAACTTGGCGAATTACACCTAATGATGATTTATTAATTAGCTTAAAAAGCTTATTAGGTAATGATCGAATTGAACTCGAATTTGATTAG
- a CDS encoding serine/threonine transporter, with the protein MNNEKKLNADSKMPKWRASDTAWMLSLYGTAIGAGVLFLPINAGAGGLLPLLVMLILAFPMTFFAHRALCRFVLSGKSSDGDITVVVEEAFGRTAGNWITVLYFFAIYPILLVYSVGITNTVIDFMQYQLSMTPPPRVLLSFILVGALMLIVHLGENLIIKVMSVLVFPFIVVLMILGLFLIPEWNGVLFTDFSWSGSTLVGSQGIWMTLWLVIPVMVFAFNHSPIISSLAVAKRKEYGEQHVEYKCSRIIAASNIMMVVTVMFFVFSCALCLTPAELLEAKAQNISILSYLSKRFDSPVIEYIGPIIAFVAMAKSFLGHYLGGKEGFNGMVNKALRSKGKTITQKKLDNIAALFMFVTAWIIATLNPSILGLIESLGGPVLAIILFLMPMYAIHKLPVLAKYRGKLSNTFIVIMGLIAISAAVYLVSGSIYTAICNLQAYLGL; encoded by the coding sequence GTGAACAATGAAAAAAAATTAAATGCTGATAGTAAAATGCCAAAATGGCGTGCAAGTGATACCGCCTGGATGCTAAGTTTATATGGTACAGCAATTGGTGCCGGTGTATTATTTTTACCAATTAATGCCGGTGCTGGTGGCTTATTACCGTTGTTAGTTATGCTTATTTTAGCGTTTCCTATGACATTTTTTGCCCATCGAGCATTATGCCGTTTTGTTTTGTCCGGAAAAAGTTCAGATGGTGATATTACAGTCGTTGTTGAAGAGGCATTTGGTCGAACTGCAGGTAACTGGATAACTGTATTATATTTTTTTGCTATTTACCCTATTCTTTTAGTTTATAGCGTTGGTATCACCAATACGGTGATTGATTTTATGCAGTATCAATTATCAATGACGCCACCACCTAGAGTACTATTATCTTTTATTTTAGTTGGCGCTTTAATGTTAATTGTTCATTTGGGTGAAAATTTAATAATAAAAGTCATGTCTGTTTTGGTTTTTCCGTTTATCGTTGTTCTAATGATCTTAGGATTATTTCTTATCCCTGAATGGAATGGCGTTTTATTTACTGATTTTTCTTGGTCTGGTAGTACGCTTGTTGGTAGTCAAGGTATTTGGATGACATTATGGCTAGTTATTCCTGTAATGGTATTTGCATTTAACCATTCGCCAATTATTTCTTCCTTAGCTGTTGCTAAACGTAAAGAATACGGAGAACAACATGTTGAATATAAATGTTCACGTATTATTGCCGCCAGTAATATTATGATGGTTGTAACTGTAATGTTTTTTGTGTTTAGCTGTGCATTATGCTTAACGCCAGCTGAACTATTGGAAGCCAAAGCTCAAAATATTTCAATTTTATCTTACCTTTCTAAGCGTTTTGATTCACCTGTTATTGAGTATATTGGCCCAATTATTGCTTTTGTTGCTATGGCAAAATCTTTCCTTGGCCATTACCTTGGCGGTAAGGAAGGCTTTAATGGTATGGTAAATAAGGCTTTACGTAGTAAAGGTAAAACCATTACACAGAAAAAACTTGATAATATTGCTGCGCTCTTTATGTTTGTAACTGCTTGGATTATTGCAACGTTAAATCCGAGTATTCTGGGATTAATTGAGTCATTAGGTGGCCCTGTACTTGCGATCATATTATTTTTAATGCCAATGTATGCGATCCATAAATTACCTGTTTTAGCAAAATATCGAGGTAAATTAAGTAATACCTTTATTGTTATTATGGGTTTAATCGCTATTTCAGCTGCAGTTTATCTTGTGTCTGGATCTATATATACAGCAATTTGTAATTTGCAAGCGTATTTAGGTTTATAG
- the accA gene encoding acetyl-CoA carboxylase carboxyl transferase subunit alpha yields MKNFLDFEKPIAELEAKIDSLKNMDSQEVKLDINLDDEIKLLNKKSKELTKKIFSNLTPWQVAQLARHPNRPYTLDYIKEIFTDFDELHGDRAYADDKAIIGGMARIGDRPVVIIGHQKGRETKSKIYRNFGMPAPEGYRKALRLMQLAERFHLPIITFIDTPGAYPGIGAEERGQSEAIARNLREMSRLNVPIICTVIGEGGSGGALALGVGDKVNMLQYSTYSVISPEGCASILWKSADKASLAAEAMNMTADKLLKLNLIDSLITEPLGGAHRNYTAISASLKKQLLNDLDELEEMEPQALLERRFQRLMNYGYVR; encoded by the coding sequence ATGAAGAATTTCTTAGATTTTGAGAAACCTATTGCTGAGTTAGAAGCTAAAATTGACTCACTAAAAAACATGGATTCACAAGAAGTTAAACTTGATATTAATCTTGATGATGAGATTAAATTGCTTAATAAAAAAAGCAAAGAGTTAACAAAAAAAATCTTTTCAAACCTAACTCCGTGGCAAGTTGCACAGTTAGCTCGTCATCCAAATAGACCATATACACTTGACTACATTAAAGAGATTTTTACCGATTTTGATGAACTTCATGGTGATAGGGCATATGCTGATGATAAAGCAATTATTGGTGGTATGGCGCGTATTGGCGATAGACCCGTTGTTATTATTGGTCATCAAAAAGGGCGAGAAACAAAAAGCAAAATTTATCGTAATTTTGGTATGCCAGCTCCAGAAGGTTATCGTAAAGCATTACGATTAATGCAACTTGCTGAGCGTTTTCATTTACCCATTATCACATTTATTGATACCCCGGGCGCCTATCCTGGAATCGGTGCGGAAGAACGAGGTCAATCAGAAGCCATCGCTCGTAATCTACGTGAGATGTCTAGGTTAAATGTACCCATTATTTGTACTGTTATCGGTGAGGGCGGCTCAGGTGGCGCGCTTGCATTAGGTGTTGGCGATAAAGTTAATATGCTACAGTACAGTACTTATTCTGTTATATCACCAGAAGGCTGCGCCTCTATTTTATGGAAAAGTGCTGATAAAGCGTCGTTAGCGGCTGAAGCGATGAATATGACCGCTGATAAACTATTAAAATTGAACCTGATTGATTCGCTTATTACCGAGCCATTAGGTGGTGCTCATCGAAACTATACGGCAATTTCTGCTTCATTGAAAAAACAACTTTTGAACGATCTTGACGAACTCGAAGAGATGGAGCCACAAGCATTATTAGAAAGACGTTTTCAACGTTTAATGAATTATGGCTATGTCAGATAA
- a CDS encoding methylated-DNA--[protein]-cysteine S-methyltransferase: MMNIAANEMYQALLNKDPSYDGVFYAAIKTTGIFCRCICTARKPKQENVEFFNTAHDAILSGYRPCKICKPQYLPDQTPTEIATLLVLLEDNPNQKLSDQDLRQKGFEPYTIRRWFLKHHQMTFHAFQRMNRINIALKKLQDGESVINTAYDSGFESLSGFNDSFKAIFGVSPSKAKDKNIIYLNRIETPIGTMFAGATDDGLCLLEFTDRRMLETEFKHLIKRYNATLIRGENQHIKQTKLQLNEYFAGYRQDFTLKLDTKGTDFQKQVWQALIDIPYGSTRSYQEQASYIGNPKAVRAVANANGMNQISIIIPCHRVIGADGKLTGYGGGLWRKNWLLNLEKANR, translated from the coding sequence ATGATGAATATAGCGGCTAATGAGATGTATCAAGCTTTGCTGAATAAAGATCCTAGCTATGATGGAGTATTTTATGCGGCAATTAAAACGACAGGAATTTTTTGCCGCTGCATTTGTACTGCTCGTAAACCAAAGCAAGAAAACGTCGAGTTTTTTAATACTGCTCATGATGCGATTTTAAGTGGTTACCGCCCGTGTAAAATTTGTAAACCCCAATATTTACCTGATCAAACGCCGACCGAAATCGCAACCTTATTGGTACTATTGGAAGATAATCCGAATCAAAAATTATCCGATCAAGATTTGCGCCAAAAAGGTTTTGAACCTTATACCATAAGACGCTGGTTTTTAAAGCACCATCAAATGACTTTTCATGCATTTCAACGTATGAACCGCATTAATATTGCATTAAAAAAGCTTCAAGATGGTGAGTCGGTTATTAATACGGCTTACGATAGTGGTTTTGAGTCATTAAGTGGCTTTAATGATTCATTCAAAGCCATATTTGGCGTATCGCCATCTAAAGCAAAAGATAAAAACATTATTTATTTAAATCGTATTGAAACGCCCATCGGTACTATGTTTGCTGGTGCGACCGATGATGGTTTATGCTTACTTGAGTTTACGGATCGTCGCATGCTTGAAACCGAGTTTAAACATCTAATTAAGCGGTATAATGCGACTTTAATTCGTGGCGAGAATCAGCACATTAAGCAAACTAAACTACAACTTAATGAGTATTTTGCAGGTTATCGTCAAGATTTTACTCTCAAGTTGGATACAAAAGGAACTGATTTTCAAAAACAGGTGTGGCAAGCATTAATTGATATCCCTTATGGTTCAACCCGATCTTATCAAGAACAAGCGAGCTATATTGGTAACCCTAAAGCGGTAAGAGCAGTCGCTAATGCTAATGGTATGAATCAAATAAGTATTATTATTCCTTGTCATCGAGTAATTGGTGCTGATGGAAAATTGACCGGTTATGGTGGTGGATTATGGCGCAAAAACTGGCTGCTTAATTTAGAAAAAGCGAATAGATAA